AGATCTTCGGTTGAAGGATCGGCCAGCCACGACCTGGGGGGTAGTAGTAGATCCCCAGGTGACTGAGGTTCGTCATGCCCTCCAGGTGACGGAGGCCGTCGTCCGTAATGCTCGTCTGGTGTAACCAGAGGGCGGAGATTCGGGAGCCGTACGAAGCGGCGAGGCGAGCCAGCGCCGCATCGTCGTACTTCGGGCCTTCGAACCGGGCCTCGTAGGTCTCAGCGCGACCGATGAAGCCGAGCAATCCCGGCCTCACGACCTGAATGGTGACCGAGCCGCCGAGGGCTCGCACCTCCTCTTTGAACCGCTCGGCCGCCGCGCTGGGGGCGTCCGGATCTGGGATGTGGAAGGTGTCGTACAGGCTCTCGGCCCAGGAGCCCAGCCGGCTGACGGTCGTCCGGTCGAGCTGGATGAACTGGGACACCGCGAAGCCCATCGCGAGCAGCGCCAGCAGGGCCTGCAGTCGGCGGCGGGGACGCCTTGGCGGAGGCGACGGCTCGCCGGCCGGGGGGACGTCGGGATTCGCGGGTCGTAGATCGACGTCAGGGTTCATGGTGGTTCCCGCTGTGGCCGTCAGTTCTTGATCTTCAAGGACGGTTTCGCCTTCCGGAGGCCGTCAAGCTCCTCGTCGAGGAGGCCGCAGCCGTGGATGTTGAGTTCCTGGAGGCGAGGGATCGCTTGCAGGAGGGGGAGCTGGTTCGGGGTCAGCCCGACGCCGTCGAGCGAGAGAAACTGGAGTGACGTCGCGCCGGCCAGGGCGTTCAGGCCGTCGTCCGACACCTCGCCGCCGTTCAGGTTCAGGAGGAGCAGACTCGGCAGCGACTTCAACTGCGCCAGGCCCGAGCCGCGCACCTCGGTTTGCATGAGGTAGAGCGACTGCAACTTGGGCAGATCCTTGATCGAGGCCAGGCCGGCGTCCGTGATCGGAGCCTGGCTGAGCCAGATGGTCCAGAGTTGGGGGAGCTTCGCCAGATGGGCCAGGCCGGCGTCGGTGATCTTCGTCTGGGGGGCTGGTCGGCCTCGGCCGAGGCTGTAGTAGTGGATCGTGAGATGACGGAGGTTCGTCATGCGCTCCAGATGCCGGAAGCCGGCGTCCGAGACGTTCGGATTACGCAGGTCGAGGTTGAGCAGCAGAGAGCCGTAGGAGTCCGCGAGCCGCTCCAAGGCCGCGTCGTTGCAAGCTGGGCCTTCCATGACGGCCCCGTAGGTTTCCTCGCGACCGAAGACGCCGAGGAAGCCGGGCTTCAGCACCTGCACGTATCCCTTGCCCCCAACGGCTTGCACTGCCTCCTTGAAGCGTTTCGCGGCCGAGCTGGGGGCGGAGAGGTCATGGTTGTTGAAGACGTCGTAGACGTTCTCCGCCCAGGGGCCCAGCAGCGAGACCGTCGACCGATCCAACTGGATGAACAGCGACACGGCGAAACCCACCGCGAGCAGGGCCAGCAGCGCGCGGAGTCGGTGGTTGGGACGCGTCGGCGGCGGGGCGGGATCGCCGCTCGGCGAGGCTTCGACGTTCGCGGGGGGATCGAACTCGGCCATGGAAACGGAGCCCTCCTGTGACAGACGTCGCAGATTCTTCTATCTGAGACGGCCGCGGCTCGTCAAGGGATCGCGACGCGTCGGAGATGGGAAGCCTCCCCGGGCGCCGATATGATCTTCGGGCGATGCGACGGACGCGAGAGGATCGGAGCCACGGAGGAAACATGAGGGGCGACGAATCGGTGGGGATTGCAGCGACGACTTCATCGCCCAGGCCGATGCCGGCGTGGGCGGACGCGGTCCGGCGCGCTTCGAACTACCTGATGGCCGATATCGGCGGCGGGCCGAGGCCGTGGAAACTGGCCTGGGTGATCGACTTTCAGAAGGCCGGGACGTTCCCGTTCCTGGGGCTCCTGATCGCCTGGTACGGGAACACCAGCGCCGCCGCCTGGATCTACCTGGCGATGCACGGCGGCTACGGCATGGTCTGGCTTATCAAGGACCTGGCCTTCTCCGACCCCGCCTGGCAGCGCCGGGCGACGATCCTGGGAGGGCTCAACGTCTTCTTCGGCGTGCTGGTCTGGTACTGGTCGTTCGGCTGGCTGTTGATCTCGGGGACCTCGCGGCCGACGTATCCATTGCCGGACTACGCCTGGTTCTGCTTCTGCATCAGCCTCTGCCTGGTGGGCACGGCGATCATGATCGCGGCCGACGCCCAGAAGTATTTCACGCTGCGCCTGCGCCCGGGGCTCATCACCGACGGCATGTACCGCTACATCCGCCACCCGAACTACCTGGGCGAGATGATGATCTACGGCTCGTTCGCGCTGATGGTCTGGCACTGGCTGCCGTTCGTGGTGCTGGCGGTGATCTGGGGCGGGGTGTTCGCGGTGAACATGATCGCCAAGGAAGCGAGCCTGTCGCGGCATCCCGGCTGGGCGGAGTATCGTCGCCAATCCTGGTGGCTTCTGCCTCTTCTTCTATAGCGGTCTGACGACTGGGTTTGCTTTCAATGGCAGCGCGGGCCGGGTACGATGCCTAAAGGCGAGGGCCGCCGATGGTCGGGCCTTTCGCTCGGGCGCGTACCGATGGAGTCCCCGCGATGAAGCCTCGTTCCTCCCCCGCGGCTGCAGTCGTCCTCTGCCTGCTCTGGTCGCTTTCTTGCACGACGGCCGCGCCGGCGGCGAACGCGATCGAGGGGAAGGATTGGACCTGGCGCATCCAGGCCGACGGTACGGTCCGGGTTTCTTGCAAGGGGACGCCCGTGCTGGAATCCGGCCACATCGCCTGGGGCAAGGCCTGGGCGTGGGCCGGCGTCTCCGCCGAGTATCACGCCGAGGGCGAGGGGAACGGAACCTTCAAGGGGGGCGTCTCCGACCTGGGGACGGAGATGACCGGCCAGTATCGGTCGCCTCGACCGAACGTGCTGACGATGGATCTGCGGATGGCGTCGGCTCGATCGATTGCGGAGGCGATCGGCGCGGGCCAGAACTGGACCTTGAGGCTGGACTCACCGGTTTTCGGCGGCCGAGCCGCCATGCCGGAACTCGCGGCCGGCGGTCAGGGTTGGACCTGGCGCCCCGCGCCGGGGATGGAGATTCGACTGACCGTCGAACCGGGCGCGGCGAAGGTTTATTACGAGAACGGGGTTCGCATCTTCTTCCTGGCCGATCGGGTCGACCGGGGCGAGAAGCGATTCCGGCTGACGCTGACCTTGCCCGAAGGGGCGACCCGCGAGTCCTCGCCCGAGGAGCGATACGATCCGGAGGCGAAGGCGCGATGGTTCGCCGGCGCGCTCGACTGGAACGCCTCGCCGGTGGATCTGCGGTTTCTCAACGCCGGCGATCGACCGGCCGGCGGTCGCGGCCCGGTGCGGGCGTCGGGCGACGCCCTGGTCTTCGGCGACGGTTCGCCGGCGCGGTTCTGGGGAGGCAACCTCGCGGCCTACGCCCTGTTCGCGACGCCTCGAGCCACGGTCCCCGCGCAGGCTCGCCGGATGGCCCAGATGGGCTTCAACCTGATGCGGATCCACCACCATGATTCGTCGTGGGTCTCGCCCAACGTGTTCGGCCGGAAGCCGACGACGACCCGTCGGCTCGATCCCGCCGCCATGGAGAGGCTCGACTGGTGGATCAAGAGCCTGAAGGACGAAGGGATCTACGTCTGGCTCGACCTCCGCGTCGGCCGGCAGATCCCGCCGGGCGACGGGCCGCCGAACGGCGCGGACGAGATCGCCCGGTCCGAGGGCTCGCTGATCGGCTACGACTACCTCAACGACGGCGTCCGCGCCCTGATGCGCGAGTTCCAGGACGCCTATCTGTCCCACGTCAATCCGCACACGGGCCTGGCGTACAAGGACG
The sequence above is a segment of the Paludisphaera rhizosphaerae genome. Coding sequences within it:
- a CDS encoding leucine-rich repeat domain-containing protein encodes the protein MAEFDPPANVEASPSGDPAPPPTRPNHRLRALLALLAVGFAVSLFIQLDRSTVSLLGPWAENVYDVFNNHDLSAPSSAAKRFKEAVQAVGGKGYVQVLKPGFLGVFGREETYGAVMEGPACNDAALERLADSYGSLLLNLDLRNPNVSDAGFRHLERMTNLRHLTIHYYSLGRGRPAPQTKITDAGLAHLAKLPQLWTIWLSQAPITDAGLASIKDLPKLQSLYLMQTEVRGSGLAQLKSLPSLLLLNLNGGEVSDDGLNALAGATSLQFLSLDGVGLTPNQLPLLQAIPRLQELNIHGCGLLDEELDGLRKAKPSLKIKN
- a CDS encoding methyltransferase family protein, whose translation is MRGDESVGIAATTSSPRPMPAWADAVRRASNYLMADIGGGPRPWKLAWVIDFQKAGTFPFLGLLIAWYGNTSAAAWIYLAMHGGYGMVWLIKDLAFSDPAWQRRATILGGLNVFFGVLVWYWSFGWLLISGTSRPTYPLPDYAWFCFCISLCLVGTAIMIAADAQKYFTLRLRPGLITDGMYRYIRHPNYLGEMMIYGSFALMVWHWLPFVVLAVIWGGVFAVNMIAKEASLSRHPGWAEYRRQSWWLLPLLL
- a CDS encoding leucine-rich repeat domain-containing protein, giving the protein MNPDVDLRPANPDVPPAGEPSPPPRRPRRRLQALLALLAMGFAVSQFIQLDRTTVSRLGSWAESLYDTFHIPDPDAPSAAAERFKEEVRALGGSVTIQVVRPGLLGFIGRAETYEARFEGPKYDDAALARLAASYGSRISALWLHQTSITDDGLRHLEGMTNLSHLGIYYYPPGRGWPILQPKISDAGLAHLAKLPQLHSLDLHNVPITDAGLAVVKNLPSLSSLMLTRTEIQGPGLVHLQSHPTLSSLYISGDMLTDDGLKALAGVTSLQSLTLQDVTLPPEQLPLLLKLPRLTNLSLQGCGLLDVEVDALRKARPSLKIQN